Proteins encoded in a region of the Cygnus olor isolate bCygOlo1 chromosome 4, bCygOlo1.pri.v2, whole genome shotgun sequence genome:
- the LOC121069580 gene encoding protein O-GlcNAcase-like isoform X6: MVWSSFLPFLLARTWCFQVLGIGSCCSKNSGRWPPWGAVPSRCSLTTSTPACAELTETSSPPWRRPKPLWPTRHTRSWDSPPSSSSAPQPPPCLGAALEASGRGQEPAAEGPMLLSLHEYCSSLCSPSPGQSCYLLTLGRELLPGIGVIWTGPKVVSQELSAMLLEEVEGVLGRRPIIWDNLFANDYDCRRVFLGPYTGRAPGLMPQLCGLLLNPNCELQANFIPIHTLGSWFRSELESCAHPDHAGTETAATLGDSQGPWEGSYSPQEALELALLDWVAEINQHALETGGRALLHPSAGCEGGAGLQPGTAGWQEATPGPQTHDAAPRGADQRGPETCSVTPGEGRRKVTLVPKKGSGSRTPTGSQQSPPADGDQLTSAGRASCKPSSAPPSTVGSAEPAGAPVTGGTFCSLETPTCCSSGADNSQSPLLDTSNARGGDGNLPQPPGSPQPGASGADVPQTPSGAGAGASPVTTTPLTDGAGASPVPTAPLTDGTSDSPVPTTPLTDGVDANPDPMALLTDGTSASPGPTAPLTPEEATSIHMAPLAPEAARSGYMTPRFLEEARSDSNDPLTMEEVRMLVELFYLPYHHGPQAQHLLEHLQWLRANSPSVGVPATAPNSCESARWRGRAQSFQLLCAQTCRLHSRFVCSAGQALLYDLHPYLWDIRNMLLAASAFILWLDGHLLCDPDPTGNWRSCFGWCQSITAPLFPREDAEPWARRGGLFGELQALLPVGNSCDLFYHPPPLFPSRQLYLLRPLLPQDKGELYRMCREGLDCDPSVADVLVAHPDLLGDRLLGSFLHLSPEYTFVLEDEGGPCGYAAGALCAEGFLRERASNWLPAMRHKYPRELGVGGPALGQDALEEALLFFHAEPPAVPLPVLRRFPSLVQLGTAPRVLDVGASRSLAVCLLSALRANGSRGVFCQVSATDQQQLSFYSKLGFVALPVPWPSSPGARLLGRLL; this comes from the exons ATGGTGTGGAGTtcatttttgccatttctgctgGCCAGGACATGGTGTTTTCAAGTGCTGGGGAtcggctcctgctgcagcaaaaaCTCAGGCAG GTGGCCGCCATGGGGTGCCGTGCCTTCGCGCTGCTCTTTGACGACATCGACCCCTGCATGTGCCGAGCTGACAGAAACGTCTTCACCTCCCTGGCGGAGGCCCAAGCCTCTGTGGCCAACGAGGCATaccaggagctgggacagcCCTCCGTCTTCCTCTTCTGCCCCACAG CCTCCACCATGCCTTGGGGCAGCCCTGGAAGCTTCAGGACGAGGACAGGAACCGGCTGCGGAGGGGCCaatgctgctttccctgcacg AGTACTGCAGCTCACTCTGCTCTCCAAGCCCTGGCCAGTCCTGCTACCTGCTGACCCTTGGACGGGAGCTGCTCCCAGGGATTGGGGTCATCTGGACAG GCCCAAAGGTGGTGTCACAGGAACTCTCAGCgatgctgctggaggaggtggagggTGTCCTGGGGCGCCGTCCCATCATCTGGGACAATCTGTTTGCCAATGACTACGACTGCAGACGTGTCTTCTTGGGCCCCTACACGGGACGTGCCCCTGGCCTCATGCCTCAGCTCTGTGGACTGCTCCTTAACCCGAACTGTGAGCTCCAGGCCAATTTCATCCCCATCCACACGCTGGGCAGCTGGTTTCGGAGCGAGCTGGAGAGCTGTGCCCACCCTGACCATGCAG GGACGGAGACTGCAGCAACCCTGGGGGACAGCCAGGGCCCATGGGAGGGGAGCTACAGCCCCCAGGAGGCCTTGGAGCTGGCGCTGCTTGACTGGGTGGCTGAGATAAACCAGCACGCCTTGGAGACAG gaGGAAGGGCTCTGTTGCACCCCAGCGCCGGCTGTGAGGGAGgagcggggctgcagccaggcacagcGGGATGGCAGGAGGCCACACCTGGCCCCCAGACCCATGATGCTGCTCCTCGTGGGGCAGACCAGCGTGGCCCTGAGACCTGCAGCGTGACAccaggggagggaaggaggaaggtgaCCTTGGTGCCTAAGAAGGGCAGTGGGAGCAGGACCCCCACCGGCAGTCAGCAGAGCCCCCCAGCGGATGGGGACCAGCTCACCTCAGCTGGCAGAGCAAGCTGCAagccctcctctgctccacCCAGCACAGTGGGCAgtgctgagcctgctggagccCCTGTAACTGGTGGGACCTTCTGCAGCCTGGAGACCCCAACGTGCTGCAGCAGTGGGGCCGACAACAGCCAGAGCCCCCTCCTTGACACCAGCAATGCCAGGGGAGGGGATGGCaacctcccccagccccctggcAGTCCCCAGCCTGGGGCCAGTGGGGCTGATGTGCCCCAGACACCctcaggggctggggctggcgcCAGCCCTGTCACCACAACACCGCTCACCGATGGGGCTGgtgccagccctgtccccacagcaccACTCACCGATGGGACTAGTGACAGCCCTGTCCCCACAACACCGCTCACCGATGGGGTTGATGCTAACCCTGACCCCATGGCATTGCTCACTGATGGGACCAGTGCCAGCCCTGGCCCCACTGCACCACTGACCCCAGAGGAGGCCACGTCCATCCACATGGCACCGCTGGCCCCAGAGGCGGCCAGGTCTGGCTACATGACACCGAGGTTTCTAGAAGAGGCTAGGTCCGACTCCAATGACCCACTGACCATGGAAGAGGTGCGAATGCTGGTGGAGCTCTTCTACCTGCCCTACCATCATGGGCCACAGGCACAACATCTCCTGGAGCACCTTCAGTGGCTCCGGGCCAACAGTCCCAGCGTGGGGGTCCCGGCCACAGCACCCAATTCTTGTGAG AGCGCCCGGTGGCGTGGCCGAGCACAGtccttccagctgctctgcGCCCAGACATGCCGCCTGCACAGCCGCTTCGTCTGCAGCGCAGGGCAGGCGCTGCTCTATGACCTTCACCCCTACCTCTGGGACATCCGCAacatgctgctggctgccagtgCCTTCATCCTCTGGTTGG ACGGCCACCTCCTCTGTGACCCTGACCCCACGGGCAACTGGAGAAGCTGCTTCGGCT ggTGCCAGAGCATCACTGCCCCGCTCTTCCCCAGGGAAGATGCTGAGCCCTGGGCACGCCGTGGGGGCCTCTTTGGAGAGCTGCAG GCCCTGCTTCCCGTGGGGAACAGCTGTGACCTCTTTTATCACCCACCTCCACTCTTCCCGTCCCGCCAGCTGTACCTCCTGCGTCCGCTTCTGCCTCAGGACAAG GGAGAGCTTTACCGAATGTGCCGGGAGGGTCTGGACTGTGACCCCAGCGTTGCAGACGTCCTCGTGGCCCACCCTGACCTGCTGGGTGACAG gctgctgggcagcttcCTGCACCTGAGCCCCGAGTACACGTTCGTGCTGGAGGACGAGGGTGGCCCGTGTGGCTACGCAGCCGGAGCGCTCTGTGCTGAAGGCTTCCTGCGAGAGCGAGCCAGCAACTGGCTGCCGGCCATGCGGCACAAGTACCCCCGGGAGCTGGGTGTGGGCGGCCCAGCCCTGGGACAG GATGCCCTGGAGGAAGCACTGCTCTTCTTCCACGCAGAGCCACCGGCCGTGCCCCTGCCCGTGCTGCGGCGCTTCCCCTCCCTGGTGCAGCTGGGCACGGCCCCTCGGGTGCTGGACGTGGGGGCCAGCCGCAGCCTGGCCGTCTGCCTGCTGAGTGCGCTCAGAGCCAATG GCTCGCGGGGAGTGTTTTGCCAGGTCAGTGCCACTGACCAGCAGCAACTGAGCTTCTACAGCAAGCTGGGTTTCGTCGCCCTGCCTGTGCCCTGGCCCAGCTCCCCTGGTGCTCGGCTCTTGGGACGCCTCCTCTGA
- the LOC121069580 gene encoding protein O-GlcNAcase-like isoform X3: MQSLIEAAQEHGVEFIFAISAGQDMVFSSAGDRLLLQQKLRQVAAMGCRAFALLFDDIDPCMCRADRNVFTSLAEAQASVANEAYQELGQPSVFLFCPTDMHSTSASCKLTAPMFRSLHHALGQPWKLQDEDRNRLRRGQCCFPCTVPLPCPCPLHLGSLSAPVSALMGYSTLSPEYCSSLCSPSPGQSCYLLTLGRELLPGIGVIWTGPKVVSQELSAMLLEEVEGVLGRRPIIWDNLFANDYDCRRVFLGPYTGRAPGLMPQLCGLLLNPNCELQANFIPIHTLGSWFRSELESCAHPDHAGTETAATLGDSQGPWEGSYSPQEALELALLDWVAEINQHALETGGRALLHPSAGCEGGAGLQPGTAGWQEATPGPQTHDAAPRGADQRGPETCSVTPGEGRRKVTLVPKKGSGSRTPTGSQQSPPADGDQLTSAGRASCKPSSAPPSTVGSAEPAGAPVTGGTFCSLETPTCCSSGADNSQSPLLDTSNARGGDGNLPQPPGSPQPGASGADVPQTPSGAGAGASPVTTTPLTDGAGASPVPTAPLTDGTSDSPVPTTPLTDGVDANPDPMALLTDGTSASPGPTAPLTPEEATSIHMAPLAPEAARSGYMTPRFLEEARSDSNDPLTMEEVRMLVELFYLPYHHGPQAQHLLEHLQWLRANSPSVGVPATAPNSCESARWRGRAQSFQLLCAQTCRLHSRFVCSAGQALLYDLHPYLWDIRNMLLAASAFILWLDGHLLCDPDPTGNWRSCFGWCQSITAPLFPREDAEPWARRGGLFGELQALLPVGNSCDLFYHPPPLFPSRQLYLLRPLLPQDKGELYRMCREGLDCDPSVADVLVAHPDLLGDRLLGSFLHLSPEYTFVLEDEGGPCGYAAGALCAEGFLRERASNWLPAMRHKYPRELGVGGPALGQDALEEALLFFHAEPPAVPLPVLRRFPSLVQLGTAPRVLDVGASRSLAVCLLSALRANGSRGVFCQVSATDQQQLSFYSKLGFVALPVPWPSSPGARLLGRLL; encoded by the exons atgcagtCTCTCATAGAAGCTGCCCAAGAGCATGGTGTGGAGTtcatttttgccatttctgctgGCCAGGACATGGTGTTTTCAAGTGCTGGGGAtcggctcctgctgcagcaaaaaCTCAGGCAG GTGGCCGCCATGGGGTGCCGTGCCTTCGCGCTGCTCTTTGACGACATCGACCCCTGCATGTGCCGAGCTGACAGAAACGTCTTCACCTCCCTGGCGGAGGCCCAAGCCTCTGTGGCCAACGAGGCATaccaggagctgggacagcCCTCCGTCTTCCTCTTCTGCCCCACAG acaTGCACAGCACGTCTGCCTCCTGCAAGCTGACTGCCCCAATGTTCCGTAGCCTCCACCATGCCTTGGGGCAGCCCTGGAAGCTTCAGGACGAGGACAGGAACCGGCTGCGGAGGGGCCaatgctgctttccctgcacggtgcctctcccctgcccctgcccactGCACCTGGGCAGCCTCTCTGCCCCAGTCTCTGCCCTCATGGGATACTCTACTCTTTCCCCAGAGTACTGCAGCTCACTCTGCTCTCCAAGCCCTGGCCAGTCCTGCTACCTGCTGACCCTTGGACGGGAGCTGCTCCCAGGGATTGGGGTCATCTGGACAG GCCCAAAGGTGGTGTCACAGGAACTCTCAGCgatgctgctggaggaggtggagggTGTCCTGGGGCGCCGTCCCATCATCTGGGACAATCTGTTTGCCAATGACTACGACTGCAGACGTGTCTTCTTGGGCCCCTACACGGGACGTGCCCCTGGCCTCATGCCTCAGCTCTGTGGACTGCTCCTTAACCCGAACTGTGAGCTCCAGGCCAATTTCATCCCCATCCACACGCTGGGCAGCTGGTTTCGGAGCGAGCTGGAGAGCTGTGCCCACCCTGACCATGCAG GGACGGAGACTGCAGCAACCCTGGGGGACAGCCAGGGCCCATGGGAGGGGAGCTACAGCCCCCAGGAGGCCTTGGAGCTGGCGCTGCTTGACTGGGTGGCTGAGATAAACCAGCACGCCTTGGAGACAG gaGGAAGGGCTCTGTTGCACCCCAGCGCCGGCTGTGAGGGAGgagcggggctgcagccaggcacagcGGGATGGCAGGAGGCCACACCTGGCCCCCAGACCCATGATGCTGCTCCTCGTGGGGCAGACCAGCGTGGCCCTGAGACCTGCAGCGTGACAccaggggagggaaggaggaaggtgaCCTTGGTGCCTAAGAAGGGCAGTGGGAGCAGGACCCCCACCGGCAGTCAGCAGAGCCCCCCAGCGGATGGGGACCAGCTCACCTCAGCTGGCAGAGCAAGCTGCAagccctcctctgctccacCCAGCACAGTGGGCAgtgctgagcctgctggagccCCTGTAACTGGTGGGACCTTCTGCAGCCTGGAGACCCCAACGTGCTGCAGCAGTGGGGCCGACAACAGCCAGAGCCCCCTCCTTGACACCAGCAATGCCAGGGGAGGGGATGGCaacctcccccagccccctggcAGTCCCCAGCCTGGGGCCAGTGGGGCTGATGTGCCCCAGACACCctcaggggctggggctggcgcCAGCCCTGTCACCACAACACCGCTCACCGATGGGGCTGgtgccagccctgtccccacagcaccACTCACCGATGGGACTAGTGACAGCCCTGTCCCCACAACACCGCTCACCGATGGGGTTGATGCTAACCCTGACCCCATGGCATTGCTCACTGATGGGACCAGTGCCAGCCCTGGCCCCACTGCACCACTGACCCCAGAGGAGGCCACGTCCATCCACATGGCACCGCTGGCCCCAGAGGCGGCCAGGTCTGGCTACATGACACCGAGGTTTCTAGAAGAGGCTAGGTCCGACTCCAATGACCCACTGACCATGGAAGAGGTGCGAATGCTGGTGGAGCTCTTCTACCTGCCCTACCATCATGGGCCACAGGCACAACATCTCCTGGAGCACCTTCAGTGGCTCCGGGCCAACAGTCCCAGCGTGGGGGTCCCGGCCACAGCACCCAATTCTTGTGAG AGCGCCCGGTGGCGTGGCCGAGCACAGtccttccagctgctctgcGCCCAGACATGCCGCCTGCACAGCCGCTTCGTCTGCAGCGCAGGGCAGGCGCTGCTCTATGACCTTCACCCCTACCTCTGGGACATCCGCAacatgctgctggctgccagtgCCTTCATCCTCTGGTTGG ACGGCCACCTCCTCTGTGACCCTGACCCCACGGGCAACTGGAGAAGCTGCTTCGGCT ggTGCCAGAGCATCACTGCCCCGCTCTTCCCCAGGGAAGATGCTGAGCCCTGGGCACGCCGTGGGGGCCTCTTTGGAGAGCTGCAG GCCCTGCTTCCCGTGGGGAACAGCTGTGACCTCTTTTATCACCCACCTCCACTCTTCCCGTCCCGCCAGCTGTACCTCCTGCGTCCGCTTCTGCCTCAGGACAAG GGAGAGCTTTACCGAATGTGCCGGGAGGGTCTGGACTGTGACCCCAGCGTTGCAGACGTCCTCGTGGCCCACCCTGACCTGCTGGGTGACAG gctgctgggcagcttcCTGCACCTGAGCCCCGAGTACACGTTCGTGCTGGAGGACGAGGGTGGCCCGTGTGGCTACGCAGCCGGAGCGCTCTGTGCTGAAGGCTTCCTGCGAGAGCGAGCCAGCAACTGGCTGCCGGCCATGCGGCACAAGTACCCCCGGGAGCTGGGTGTGGGCGGCCCAGCCCTGGGACAG GATGCCCTGGAGGAAGCACTGCTCTTCTTCCACGCAGAGCCACCGGCCGTGCCCCTGCCCGTGCTGCGGCGCTTCCCCTCCCTGGTGCAGCTGGGCACGGCCCCTCGGGTGCTGGACGTGGGGGCCAGCCGCAGCCTGGCCGTCTGCCTGCTGAGTGCGCTCAGAGCCAATG GCTCGCGGGGAGTGTTTTGCCAGGTCAGTGCCACTGACCAGCAGCAACTGAGCTTCTACAGCAAGCTGGGTTTCGTCGCCCTGCCTGTGCCCTGGCCCAGCTCCCCTGGTGCTCGGCTCTTGGGACGCCTCCTCTGA
- the LOC121069580 gene encoding protein O-GlcNAcase-like isoform X5: MGCRAFALLFDDIDPCMCRADRNVFTSLAEAQASVANEAYQELGQPSVFLFCPTDMHSTSASCKLTAPMFRSLHHALGQPWKLQDEDRNRLRRGQCCFPCTVPLPCPCPLHLGSLSAPVSALMGYSTLSPEYCSSLCSPSPGQSCYLLTLGRELLPGIGVIWTGPKVVSQELSAMLLEEVEGVLGRRPIIWDNLFANDYDCRRVFLGPYTGRAPGLMPQLCGLLLNPNCELQANFIPIHTLGSWFRSELESCAHPDHAGTETAATLGDSQGPWEGSYSPQEALELALLDWVAEINQHALETGGRALLHPSAGCEGGAGLQPGTAGWQEATPGPQTHDAAPRGADQRGPETCSVTPGEGRRKVTLVPKKGSGSRTPTGSQQSPPADGDQLTSAGRASCKPSSAPPSTVGSAEPAGAPVTGGTFCSLETPTCCSSGADNSQSPLLDTSNARGGDGNLPQPPGSPQPGASGADVPQTPSGAGAGASPVTTTPLTDGAGASPVPTAPLTDGTSDSPVPTTPLTDGVDANPDPMALLTDGTSASPGPTAPLTPEEATSIHMAPLAPEAARSGYMTPRFLEEARSDSNDPLTMEEVRMLVELFYLPYHHGPQAQHLLEHLQWLRANSPSVGVPATAPNSCESARWRGRAQSFQLLCAQTCRLHSRFVCSAGQALLYDLHPYLWDIRNMLLAASAFILWLDGHLLCDPDPTGNWRSCFGWCQSITAPLFPREDAEPWARRGGLFGELQALLPVGNSCDLFYHPPPLFPSRQLYLLRPLLPQDKGELYRMCREGLDCDPSVADVLVAHPDLLGDRLLGSFLHLSPEYTFVLEDEGGPCGYAAGALCAEGFLRERASNWLPAMRHKYPRELGVGGPALGQDALEEALLFFHAEPPAVPLPVLRRFPSLVQLGTAPRVLDVGASRSLAVCLLSALRANGSRGVFCQVSATDQQQLSFYSKLGFVALPVPWPSSPGARLLGRLL, encoded by the exons ATGGGGTGCCGTGCCTTCGCGCTGCTCTTTGACGACATCGACCCCTGCATGTGCCGAGCTGACAGAAACGTCTTCACCTCCCTGGCGGAGGCCCAAGCCTCTGTGGCCAACGAGGCATaccaggagctgggacagcCCTCCGTCTTCCTCTTCTGCCCCACAG acaTGCACAGCACGTCTGCCTCCTGCAAGCTGACTGCCCCAATGTTCCGTAGCCTCCACCATGCCTTGGGGCAGCCCTGGAAGCTTCAGGACGAGGACAGGAACCGGCTGCGGAGGGGCCaatgctgctttccctgcacggtgcctctcccctgcccctgcccactGCACCTGGGCAGCCTCTCTGCCCCAGTCTCTGCCCTCATGGGATACTCTACTCTTTCCCCAGAGTACTGCAGCTCACTCTGCTCTCCAAGCCCTGGCCAGTCCTGCTACCTGCTGACCCTTGGACGGGAGCTGCTCCCAGGGATTGGGGTCATCTGGACAG GCCCAAAGGTGGTGTCACAGGAACTCTCAGCgatgctgctggaggaggtggagggTGTCCTGGGGCGCCGTCCCATCATCTGGGACAATCTGTTTGCCAATGACTACGACTGCAGACGTGTCTTCTTGGGCCCCTACACGGGACGTGCCCCTGGCCTCATGCCTCAGCTCTGTGGACTGCTCCTTAACCCGAACTGTGAGCTCCAGGCCAATTTCATCCCCATCCACACGCTGGGCAGCTGGTTTCGGAGCGAGCTGGAGAGCTGTGCCCACCCTGACCATGCAG GGACGGAGACTGCAGCAACCCTGGGGGACAGCCAGGGCCCATGGGAGGGGAGCTACAGCCCCCAGGAGGCCTTGGAGCTGGCGCTGCTTGACTGGGTGGCTGAGATAAACCAGCACGCCTTGGAGACAG gaGGAAGGGCTCTGTTGCACCCCAGCGCCGGCTGTGAGGGAGgagcggggctgcagccaggcacagcGGGATGGCAGGAGGCCACACCTGGCCCCCAGACCCATGATGCTGCTCCTCGTGGGGCAGACCAGCGTGGCCCTGAGACCTGCAGCGTGACAccaggggagggaaggaggaaggtgaCCTTGGTGCCTAAGAAGGGCAGTGGGAGCAGGACCCCCACCGGCAGTCAGCAGAGCCCCCCAGCGGATGGGGACCAGCTCACCTCAGCTGGCAGAGCAAGCTGCAagccctcctctgctccacCCAGCACAGTGGGCAgtgctgagcctgctggagccCCTGTAACTGGTGGGACCTTCTGCAGCCTGGAGACCCCAACGTGCTGCAGCAGTGGGGCCGACAACAGCCAGAGCCCCCTCCTTGACACCAGCAATGCCAGGGGAGGGGATGGCaacctcccccagccccctggcAGTCCCCAGCCTGGGGCCAGTGGGGCTGATGTGCCCCAGACACCctcaggggctggggctggcgcCAGCCCTGTCACCACAACACCGCTCACCGATGGGGCTGgtgccagccctgtccccacagcaccACTCACCGATGGGACTAGTGACAGCCCTGTCCCCACAACACCGCTCACCGATGGGGTTGATGCTAACCCTGACCCCATGGCATTGCTCACTGATGGGACCAGTGCCAGCCCTGGCCCCACTGCACCACTGACCCCAGAGGAGGCCACGTCCATCCACATGGCACCGCTGGCCCCAGAGGCGGCCAGGTCTGGCTACATGACACCGAGGTTTCTAGAAGAGGCTAGGTCCGACTCCAATGACCCACTGACCATGGAAGAGGTGCGAATGCTGGTGGAGCTCTTCTACCTGCCCTACCATCATGGGCCACAGGCACAACATCTCCTGGAGCACCTTCAGTGGCTCCGGGCCAACAGTCCCAGCGTGGGGGTCCCGGCCACAGCACCCAATTCTTGTGAG AGCGCCCGGTGGCGTGGCCGAGCACAGtccttccagctgctctgcGCCCAGACATGCCGCCTGCACAGCCGCTTCGTCTGCAGCGCAGGGCAGGCGCTGCTCTATGACCTTCACCCCTACCTCTGGGACATCCGCAacatgctgctggctgccagtgCCTTCATCCTCTGGTTGG ACGGCCACCTCCTCTGTGACCCTGACCCCACGGGCAACTGGAGAAGCTGCTTCGGCT ggTGCCAGAGCATCACTGCCCCGCTCTTCCCCAGGGAAGATGCTGAGCCCTGGGCACGCCGTGGGGGCCTCTTTGGAGAGCTGCAG GCCCTGCTTCCCGTGGGGAACAGCTGTGACCTCTTTTATCACCCACCTCCACTCTTCCCGTCCCGCCAGCTGTACCTCCTGCGTCCGCTTCTGCCTCAGGACAAG GGAGAGCTTTACCGAATGTGCCGGGAGGGTCTGGACTGTGACCCCAGCGTTGCAGACGTCCTCGTGGCCCACCCTGACCTGCTGGGTGACAG gctgctgggcagcttcCTGCACCTGAGCCCCGAGTACACGTTCGTGCTGGAGGACGAGGGTGGCCCGTGTGGCTACGCAGCCGGAGCGCTCTGTGCTGAAGGCTTCCTGCGAGAGCGAGCCAGCAACTGGCTGCCGGCCATGCGGCACAAGTACCCCCGGGAGCTGGGTGTGGGCGGCCCAGCCCTGGGACAG GATGCCCTGGAGGAAGCACTGCTCTTCTTCCACGCAGAGCCACCGGCCGTGCCCCTGCCCGTGCTGCGGCGCTTCCCCTCCCTGGTGCAGCTGGGCACGGCCCCTCGGGTGCTGGACGTGGGGGCCAGCCGCAGCCTGGCCGTCTGCCTGCTGAGTGCGCTCAGAGCCAATG GCTCGCGGGGAGTGTTTTGCCAGGTCAGTGCCACTGACCAGCAGCAACTGAGCTTCTACAGCAAGCTGGGTTTCGTCGCCCTGCCTGTGCCCTGGCCCAGCTCCCCTGGTGCTCGGCTCTTGGGACGCCTCCTCTGA